GCGGACCCTGGACCGGATCATCCATCCGGGCGAGGTGAACTGGATCCTGGAGGCCGACATCGCCTCCTACTTCGACCGCGTCGATCGCACGGCGCTCGTCGAGATGCTCCAGACTCGGGTGGCCGATGGGTCGCTGCTGCGACGGATCGGCAAGTGCTTGCACGTGGGAGCAGGGCTACCCTGATCCGTTACGCCGACGACTTCATCATCGGCTTCGAGCGCGAGGACGACGCTCGGCGTGTAATCGAGGTGCTGGGGAAACGGCTGGGGTGTCGACGCCATCGACATCGGTCGGTAAGGGAACAGCACGCCGCGCTCAGCCGGCGACTGCGAGGCCACTTCAACTACTTCGGCGTGAGCGGCAACTTTCGTAGCCTGCTGCTTCTCGTCGCATCCACGAGGCGGGCCTGGTACAAGTGGCTGCACCGTCGCAGCCAACGCAAGCGCCTGAAGGGTGCGCCGGGAGGGAGTCGTCGGCCTCACGAGCTCGCTCATCGCGGCGGGGGCGAGGAGCGTGGTTAGGACGCAGTGGATGGTGGCGGACGAGGCGTCGGCCGCCCTGATGGTCTCGTTCCACGAGAAGCTGGGAGCTGGGCTCGCCAAGGACGAGGCCCTACGGCGGGCGATGGTCCAGATCCAAAAGGAGAAGGCCATGTCCCACCCCTTCTTCTGGGTGGGCTTCCTGCTCGTCGGTGATCCAGACCGCCCGCTATCTTTACCGACCCGCTGAACGGGCCGCCTAGGACGGGGCCGAACCTTGGACTCCGAGCAAGGTACCTCCGCCCCCCCACTGTCGTCTCGTCGGCCGCTTCGCGGTTGGCGTTGCGAAGTTCTGTGTGCGAATCCACCTCCACGAGCATTGAAGAGGGCAGGACCCATCCACTTGAGAGAGGGACGCGATGACGAAAGCGGCGATCCGCTTCACCGGCTTCCTGTTGAGCGGCCTCGCACTGGCGGCGTCGAGCCCGAGCTTCGTCCTCGACGAGCACGCGTTCAACTCCGGCGGTCTTCCGGACGGAGGCCCGATTCCATCTTCCGGGGTGGGCTTCCGGGTGACACTCGTCTCAATTGGTGGGGGTTTGGCGCACCTCGACCTCGCAAGCGCCTCGTTCGCCCTCGACTCGAGCTTCTCTACGGCCTATCCCCCGCCGTCCGACGTCCTTGGCGTCGAGTTCACCTCGGGCACCGACCTCGCGTGGGATCCACAGAGGTCGATGGTCTACAACGTGTACCGCGACCTGATCAGCAATCTTATCGGGCTAGGCTTCGGGAGCTGTCTCGCCCCTGCGGAACGGGCCCTCCCGATCGCAGCGGATTCAAGCGTGCCCGCCGTGGGCGACGGCTACTTCTATCTCGTGACGGCGGAAAACCGCCTCGACGAGGAAGGCACCAAGGGATTCCAAGCCATGGGCGGCATACCAGGAGCGGAGCGCGCCAACGCGGCCCCGTGCC
The Vicinamibacteria bacterium genome window above contains:
- a CDS encoding CHAT domain-containing protein, translating into MVRTQWMVADEASAALMVSFHEKLGAGLAKDEALRRAMVQIQKEKAMSHPFFWVGFLLVGDPDRPLSLPTR